From a region of the Zingiber officinale cultivar Zhangliang chromosome 4B, Zo_v1.1, whole genome shotgun sequence genome:
- the LOC121978660 gene encoding peroxidase 60-like gives MALVAAASLALLFLLAVAPSSSRGALQVGFYNGKCNGTDVESAVKSIVASRFSSDRTIVPVLLRLHFHDCFVKGCDASILLDGTGTEKTAAPNLSVRGYDIIDQAKSALESKCPGVVSCADIIAIATRDAVVLGGGSQYSYSVQTGRRDGNVSLASEALKNLPGDSFSASQAIAAFKAKGLSASDTVLLLGAHTVGVTHCSFVRSRLYNYNGSGKADPAMDPALVSKLKSTCPQNSTANNFILLDQGTALTVDNSYYKQILANKGILKVDQNIAVDGLTNSTVKSLASGSSFPTLFAGAMVRMGAVQVLTGNQGQIRKSCRVVNK, from the exons ATGGCCCTAGTAGCTGCAGCTTCCCttgctcttctcttcctcctcgccgTCGCCCCGAGCAGCAGCCGCGGCGCTCTCCAGGTGGGCTTCTACAATGGAAAATGCAATGGCACCGACGTCGAGAGCGCGGTCAAGAGCATCGTCGCCTCCCGCTTCTCCAGCGACAGAACCATCGTCCCCGTCCTCCTCCGCCTCCACTTCCACGACTGCTTCGTCAAG GGATGCGACGCTTCGATCCTTCTGGACGGGACGGGAACCGAGAAGACTGCAGCCCCAAACCTGAGCGTCCGAGGATACGACATAATCGACCAAGCGAAGTCTGCGCTGGAGAGCAAGTGCCCCGGCGTCGTCTCCTGCGCCGACATCATCGCCATCGCCACCAGAGATGCCGTCGTCCTG GGCGGCGGGAGCCAATATAGTTATTCAGTTCAAACGGGGAGGAGGGACGGCAACGTCTCGCTCGCATCTGAAGCTCTCAAAAACCTCCCCGGAGATTCCTTCTCTGCTTCCCAAGCTATCGCAGCGTTCAAGGCGAAGGGCCTCAGTGCTTCGGACACAGTCCTGCTGCTCG GGGCTCACACCGTCGGCGTCACTCACTGCTCCTTCGTCCGGAGCCGCCTCTACAACTACAATGGCTCCGGAAAAGCCGACCCCGCCATGGACCCCGCCCTCGTCTCCAAGCTGAAGTCGACGTGCCCGCAGAACTCGACCGCGAACAACTTCATCCTCCTCGATCAGGGGACGGCGTTGACGGTGGACAACAGCTACTACAAGCAGATCCTGGCGAACAAAGGCATCCTGAAGGTGGACCAGAACATTGCGGTGGATGGGCTGACCAACTCCACCGTCAAGTCGCTGGCCAGCGGCTCGAGCTTCCCGACTCTGTTCGCCGGCGCCATGGTGAGGATGGGCGCCGTCCAGGTGCTCACCGGGAACCAGGGCCAGATTCGCAAGTCCTGCAGAGTCGTCAATAAATAA